In Astatotilapia calliptera chromosome 16, fAstCal1.2, whole genome shotgun sequence, one genomic interval encodes:
- the sowahca gene encoding ankyrin repeat domain-containing protein SOWAHC: protein MMMMASRCTVQAVQEFLSERGGRVQQMELIDHFLSLNEQSKEGVDREVLKSIVDSVGFVKVENGVKFVCLNSEGSGASVMRTDVDGHDGAECNGNIQETLDNNCVNGNHDKGDQTGVHFPLDNDKQTNGNKKPATPSQSKTSTGVPTPGGGGEVKLRDRRRRESAPVLGMPDLDQAQPGGSHNQQTRGARRVSRGSQRAMLTSCLSEDSALEGLDHIGDIQTPKGSRRNFIELMMSSSPQVRRSLINRGSRLRDSVKSEGDSASLLSSATDEDCASVTLDPLEHEWMLCASDGLWDSLQPLLAVEPSLVTKRDFVTGFTCLHWAAKQGKAELLSQLLTFAKENTIPVNVNVRSSAGYTPLHLAAMHGHTQVVRVLLSDWDADPEARDYSGRRPMQYLSPPLAADLLEEGVVTSPGPESDSENNGSGRGRGWRFAKVLQGNLNPLRLLNSPTEASEDGTGNGKSKGGMQRKTSLSRLNARLHRGRHRAQIIHSASFRDTGEVGRGEELHSSPLRTRPLSNLFG from the exons atgatgatgatggcgtCCCGCTGCACAGTGCAAGCCGTGCAGGAGTTCCTGTcggagagaggagggagggtcCAACAGATGGAGCTGATCGATCATTTCCTATCGCTGAATGAACAGTCGAAGGAAGGGGTGGATCGCGAGGTGCTGAAAAGCATCGTTGACAGCGTGGGTTTCGTGAAGGTAGAAAACGGCGTGAAATTTGTGTGTTTGAACAGTGAAGGCAGCGGGGCGTCGGTGATGCGTACAGACGTAGATGGCCACGATGGTGCGGAGTGCAATGGCAACATCCAAGAGACGCTGGACAACAACTGTGTCAACGGCAATCATGATAAGGGCGACCAAACAG GGGTCCACTTTCCACTGGACAATGACAAACAGACAAATGGCAATAAGAAACCTGCAACCCCATCCCAGAGCAAGACCAGCACAGGAGTTCCTACCCCTGGTGGAGGAGGTGAAGTGAAGCTAAGAGACAGAAGGAGACGAGAGTCAGCTCCAGTTCTTGGGATGCCAGATCTCGACCAGGCCCAACCCGGAGGATCTCATAACCAGCAGACAAGAGGGGCACGCAGGGTGTCTAGAGGGTCACAGCGTGCCATGCTGACCAGCTGCCTGTCTGAAGACAGTGCTCTGGAGGGACTGGACCATATAGGAGATATCCAAACACCCAAAGGAAGTCGCAGGAATTTCATAGAGCTGATGATGAGTAGTTCTCCTCAG GTGCGGAGATCTCTGATCAACCGTGGGTCACGCCTCCGGGACTCGGTTAAGAGCGAAGGCGACTCGGCGTCCCTCCTCTCCTCAGCCACTGACGAGGACTGCGCCTCAGTAACCCTGGACCCTCTAGAGCACGAGTGGATGCTGTGCGCCTCAGACGGCCTGTGGGACAGCCTTCAGCCCCTGCTTGCTGTCGAACCCAGCCTGGTGACCAAGAGAGACTTTGTGACTGGTTTTACCTGCCTCCACTGGGCAGCTAAGCAGGGAAAAGCTGAGCTGCTGTCTCAGCTGCTCACCTTTGCCAAAGAGAACACTATacctgtgaatgtgaatgtgagaTCAAGTGCTGGTTACACACCGCTGCACCTGGCCGCCATGCATGGACACACCCAG GTGGTTCGTGTCCTGCTGTCAGACTGGGATGCAGACCCTGAAGCTCGAGATTACAGCGGGAGGAGACCAATGCAGTACTTGTCCCCACCGCTAGCTGCTGACCTGCTGGAAGAAGGAGTGGTCACCTCACCGGGACCTGAGTCAGACAGTGAGAACAACGGCAGCGGCAGAGGTCGGGGCTGGAGATTTGCCAAAGTCCTCCAAGGGAATCTGAACCCGCTCCGGCTGCTGAATTCGCCAACAGAGGCATCAGAAGATGGAACGGGGAACGGGAAGAGTAAAGGGGGGATGCAGAGGAAGACGTCTTTGAGCCGACTGAATGCCCGGCTGCACAGAGGACGCCACAGAGCCCAGATCATCCACAGCGCCTCCTTCAGGGACACAGGAGAGGTGGGAAGAGGAGAGGAGCTACACAGCAGTCCTCTTCGAACGAGACCGCTGTCCAACCTGTTTGGATAA
- the septin10 gene encoding septin-10: protein MASSDVARQPDKGVRSLSLAGHVGFDSLPDQLVNKSICQGFCFNILCIGETGIGKSTLMDTLFNTNFENFESSHFEPQVKLRAQTYDLQESNVRLRLTVVNTVGFGDQMNKQESYQPVVDYIDRQFESYLQEELKIKRSLHNYHDSRVHACLYFISPSGHSLKSLDLVTMKKLDSKVNIIPVIAKADTISKSELHKFKIKIMSELVSNGVQIYQFPLDDETVAKVNTTMNGHLPFAVVGSTEEVAVGNKMVKARQYPWGVVQVENENHCDFVKLREMLICVNMEDLREQTHTRHYELYRRCKLEELGFKDTDSECKPVSLQQTYEAKRQEFLVELQKREDEMRQMFVQRVKDKEAELKEAERELQSRFEQLKRLHAEEKAALEEKKRLLDDDLSSFGKRKAAAQLLQAQSLTANGKKDKDRKNSGFM, encoded by the exons ATGGCTTCTTCGGATGTTGCGCGGCAGCCg GATAAAGGAGTCCGGTCCTTGTCTCTTGCTGGCCATGTGGGCTTTGACAGCCTTCCTGACCAGCTTGTCAACAAGTCCATCTGCCAGGGCTTCTGCTTTAATATTCTCTGCATCG GTGAGACGGGTATAGGCAAGTCTACACTGATGGACACGCTATTTAATACCAACTTTGAGAACTTTGAGTCATCCCACTTTGAACCTCAGGTGAAGCTCCGGGCTCAAACATATGACCTGCAGGAGAGCAACGTCAGACTACGTCTCACTGTGGTCAACACAGTTGGCTTTGGAGACCAGATGAATAAACAAGAGAG CTACCAGCCTGTGGTGGACTACATTGACAGGCAATTTGAGAGTTATCTCCAGGAGGAGCTAAAAATCAAGCGTTCTCTTCACAACTACCATGACTCACGAGTCCATGCCTGCCTTTACTTCATTTCCCCCTCAGGCCATTCACTCAAATCCCTTGATCTGGTCACCATGAAGAAATTAGACAGCAAG GTGAATATCATTCCAGTGATTGCCAAGGCCGACACAATCAGCAAGAGTGAACTGCACAAGTTCAAGATCAAGATCATGAGTGAGCTGGTCAGCAATGGTGTCCAGATATACCAGTTCCCACTGGATGATGAGACAGTGGCCAAAGTCAACACTACAATGAAT ggtCATTTGCCATTTGCTGTAGTAGGCAGCACAGAGGAAGTTGCTGTTGGAAACAAGATGGTGAAAGCTCGCCAGTATCCATGGGGTGTAGTGCAAG tggaaAATGAGAATCACTGCGACTTTGTTAAGCTGAGGGAGATGCTCATATGCGTAAATATGGAAGACCTGAGAGAGCAGACCCACACTCGGCATTACGAGCTTTACAGACGCTGCAAGCTTGAAGAGCTTGGtttcaaagacacagactcagagtGCAAACCTGTCAG TTTGCAGCAGACGTATGAGGCAAAGCGTCAGGAGTTTCTGGTGGAGCTGCAGAAGAGGGAGGATGAAATGAGGCAGATGTTTGTGCAGAGGGTAAAGGACAAGGAAGCGGAACTAAAGGAGGCTGAAAGAGAG CTCCAGAGTCGTTTTGAGCAGCTCAAGCGCCTCCATGCAGAAGAGAAAGCTGCTTTGGAGGAGAAGAAGCGGCTTCTTGATGACGACCTAAGCTCCTTCGGCAAGAGAAAAGCTGCTGCCCAACTCCTGCAGGCCCAGagcctcactgccaatggcaAGAAGGACAAAGACCGGAAGAA ttctgGTTTCATGTGA